A genomic window from Streptomyces sp. MST-110588 includes:
- a CDS encoding pitrilysin family protein gives MSDAVTSTGQAEQAGATMEFHPQPQAGAPKPWAFPAPGRGTLPNGLTVLRSHRPGQQVVAVEINLLAPLDAEPEGLDGVATIMARALSEGTDKHDAEEFAAELERCGATLDAHADHPGVRVSLEVPASRLAKALGLLADALRAPAFPDSEVERLVRNRLDEIPHELANPARRAAMALSKELFPAGSRMSRPRQGTEETVERIDASAVRAFYEAHVRPATATAVIVGDFTGVDLDTALADSLGAWTGSAAEPLKATPVTADDTGRVVIVDRPGAVQTQLLIGRIGADRHDPVWPAQVLGTYCLGGTLTSRLDRVLREEKGYTYGVRAFGQVLRSAPDGTGAAMLAISGSVDTASTGPALEDLWKVLRTLAAQGLTDAERDVAVQNLVGVAPLKYETAAAVAGTLADQVEQHLPDDFQAQLYARLAETGTVEATAAVVSAFPVDRLVTVLVGDASEIAEPVKALGIGEVRIVTG, from the coding sequence ATGAGCGACGCCGTGACCAGCACCGGACAGGCCGAGCAGGCCGGAGCGACCATGGAATTCCACCCTCAGCCGCAGGCCGGCGCCCCCAAGCCGTGGGCGTTCCCGGCCCCCGGCCGCGGCACGCTGCCCAACGGCCTGACAGTGCTGCGCAGCCACCGCCCCGGCCAGCAGGTCGTCGCCGTCGAGATCAACCTCCTCGCCCCGCTGGACGCCGAGCCCGAGGGCCTGGACGGGGTCGCAACAATCATGGCGCGCGCCCTGTCCGAGGGCACGGACAAGCACGACGCCGAGGAGTTCGCGGCCGAGCTGGAGCGCTGCGGCGCCACGCTGGACGCGCACGCCGACCACCCGGGCGTACGGGTCTCCCTTGAGGTCCCGGCCTCCCGGCTGGCCAAGGCGCTCGGTCTGCTCGCCGACGCGCTGCGCGCCCCCGCCTTCCCCGACAGCGAGGTCGAGCGGCTCGTACGCAACCGGCTGGACGAGATCCCGCACGAGCTCGCCAACCCGGCGCGGCGCGCGGCGATGGCCCTGTCCAAGGAGCTCTTCCCGGCCGGCTCCCGGATGTCCCGGCCCCGCCAGGGCACCGAGGAGACCGTCGAGCGCATCGACGCCTCGGCCGTACGCGCCTTCTACGAGGCCCATGTGCGCCCCGCCACGGCCACCGCCGTGATCGTCGGCGACTTCACCGGCGTGGACCTGGACACGGCGCTCGCGGACAGCCTCGGGGCGTGGACCGGCTCCGCCGCCGAGCCCCTCAAGGCCACGCCCGTCACCGCCGACGACACCGGCCGGGTGGTGATCGTGGACCGCCCCGGCGCCGTCCAGACGCAGTTGCTCATCGGCCGTATCGGCGCCGACCGGCACGACCCCGTCTGGCCGGCCCAGGTCCTCGGCACGTACTGCCTGGGCGGCACGCTCACCTCCCGTCTGGACCGCGTGCTGCGCGAGGAAAAGGGTTACACCTACGGCGTACGGGCCTTCGGCCAGGTGCTGCGCTCCGCCCCGGACGGTACGGGCGCCGCGATGCTCGCCATCAGCGGCTCGGTCGACACCGCCTCCACCGGCCCGGCGCTGGAGGACCTGTGGAAGGTGCTGCGCACGCTGGCAGCGCAGGGCCTGACGGACGCCGAGCGTGACGTGGCGGTGCAGAACCTGGTGGGTGTGGCTCCTTTGAAGTACGAGACCGCCGCGGCGGTCGCCGGGACCCTCGCCGACCAGGTGGAACAGCACCTCCCGGACGACTTCCAGGCGCAGTTGTACGCGCGGCTGGCCGAGACCGGCACGGTCGAGGCGACCGCGGCCGTGGTCAGCGCCTTCCCGGTGGACCGGCTGGTCACGGTCCTGGTGGGGGACGCCTCGGAGATCGCCGAGCCGGTCAAGGCGCTGGGGATCGGCGAGGTACGGATCGTCACCGGCTGA
- a CDS encoding pitrilysin family protein yields the protein MPMGHTATEQAGSGGLTATEHRLANGLRVVLSVDPLTPVAAVCLWYDVGSRHEVKGRTGLAHLFEHLMFQGSAQVKGNGHFELVQGAGGSLNGTTSFERTNYFETMPAHQLELALWLEADRMGSLLTALDEESMENQRDVVKNERRQRYDNVPYGTAFERLTAMAYPEGHPYHHTPIGSMADLDAASLEDAREFFRTYYAPNNAVLSVVGDIDPEQTLAWVEKYFGSIPSHDGKRPPRDGTLPDVIGGELREVIEEEVPARALMSAYRLPHDGTREADAADLALTVLGGGESSRLYNRLVRRDRTAVAAGFGLLRLAGAPSLGWLDVKTSGGVEVPDIERAVDEELARFAAEGPTPEEMERAQAQLEREWLDRLATVSGRADELCRFAVLFGDPQLALTAVNRVLDITPQEVQQVAQARLRPDNRAVLVYEPTGPAAETDGAEGSGKSDEGAEDDGTADAAAGAAGAKEAAR from the coding sequence ACACCGGTCGCCGCGGTCTGCCTCTGGTACGACGTCGGCTCGCGCCACGAGGTCAAGGGCCGTACCGGTCTGGCTCACCTTTTCGAGCACCTGATGTTCCAGGGCTCGGCCCAGGTGAAGGGCAACGGCCACTTCGAACTCGTCCAGGGCGCCGGCGGCTCCCTCAACGGCACCACGAGCTTCGAGCGCACCAACTACTTCGAGACCATGCCCGCCCACCAGCTCGAACTCGCGCTGTGGCTGGAGGCGGACCGTATGGGCTCGCTGCTGACCGCGCTGGACGAGGAGTCCATGGAGAACCAGCGCGACGTCGTGAAGAACGAGCGCCGCCAGCGGTACGACAACGTTCCTTACGGCACGGCCTTCGAGCGGCTGACGGCCATGGCCTACCCGGAGGGCCACCCGTACCACCACACGCCCATCGGGTCCATGGCCGACCTGGACGCCGCCTCCCTGGAGGACGCACGGGAGTTCTTCCGTACGTACTACGCGCCCAACAACGCCGTGCTGTCCGTCGTCGGGGACATCGACCCCGAGCAGACGCTGGCCTGGGTGGAGAAGTACTTCGGCTCGATCCCCTCGCACGACGGCAAACGCCCGCCGCGCGACGGCACGCTGCCGGACGTCATCGGCGGCGAGCTGCGCGAGGTGATCGAGGAGGAGGTCCCCGCCCGGGCCCTGATGTCCGCCTACCGGCTGCCGCACGACGGCACACGTGAGGCGGACGCGGCCGACCTGGCGCTGACCGTGCTGGGCGGCGGCGAGTCCTCCCGCCTGTACAACCGGCTGGTGCGCCGCGACCGTACGGCCGTGGCCGCCGGGTTCGGCCTGCTGCGGCTGGCCGGCGCGCCCTCGCTGGGCTGGCTGGACGTGAAGACCTCCGGCGGTGTCGAGGTGCCGGACATCGAGCGGGCCGTGGACGAGGAGCTGGCCCGCTTCGCCGCCGAGGGCCCCACGCCCGAGGAGATGGAGCGCGCGCAGGCCCAGTTGGAGCGCGAGTGGCTGGACCGGCTGGCGACGGTCAGCGGGCGGGCGGACGAACTGTGCCGCTTCGCCGTGCTGTTCGGCGACCCGCAGCTCGCGCTGACCGCCGTCAACCGCGTACTGGACATCACCCCCCAGGAGGTGCAGCAGGTCGCGCAGGCGCGGCTGCGCCCCGACAACCGCGCGGTGCTGGTGTACGAGCCCACGGGGCCCGCGGCCGAGACCGACGGGGCCGAGGGGAGCGGGAAGAGCGACGAGGGCGCCGAGGACGACGGGACCGCCGATGCCGCCGCCGGTGCCGCCGGCGCCAAGGAGGCGGCCCGGTGA